ACAAAGAAGTTAAGTGAGAGCGAGTTTTCAAATCGATTAAGGAGTTTAAAAGAAAGCGATCAGGTTTCCTTCGGATTGCCTTTAGGCAACTGTGTATTTAAAGATGCCTATAAAAAAATTGGATTCCTGATAGGCGGAATAGGCATAACTCCTGTTATATCAATTATAGAATATATTATGGATAAGGGCCTAGGGACAGAGGTTGAATTGTTTTATTCTAACAGGAGGCTTGAGGATATTGCCTTTAAAAAGGAATTGGACTATTGGCGTAGTAAGAATCAGAATATTAAGCTATTTTATACTTTAACTGATTCTGGATGCGATAGCAAAGATTGTATCCTGGGTCGTATAAGCAAGGATTTACTGCTTGAGAAAACCAAGGATTTCAATCAGAGAGAATTTTTTATTTTTGGCCCGCCTAAGATGGTAGATGCAATGAAGAATATATGTTTGGATATGGGTTGTGAGCAAGAAAGAATAAAAACAGAAAAGTTTATCGGCTATTAAGAAGTTTTAATGCCTTAGTTAATAGAGAGGTGGGATATGAATAAGCCAGTTAAGATAGGTAAAGATATTTATTGGGTAGGCGTCATTGATTGGAATATAAGAAATTTCCACGGCCATACCTATAGCACTCTAAGGGGCACTACTTATAATGCCTATTTGATTTTGGATGATAAGGTTACCTTGGTTGATACTGTGATGGGTTCTTTTAGCAAAGGGCTGATTGATAATATAGCGCAGTTAATTGCACCAGAAAAAATAGACTATATAATTTCCAATCATGTCGAGACAGACCATTCCGGAGCACTGCCTGAGATTTTAAAGCTTAATCCAAAGGCAAAGGTCTACTGTAGCGCCAAAGGCAAGGAAGGTCTTTTTAAACACTACTATGGCAATTGGGATTTTCAGGTTGTGAAGACTAATGATAAGTTGAAATTAGGCAAAAAGACATTGAGCTTTATCGAGACGCCTATGATTCACTGGCCGGATAGCATGTTTACCTATCTAGCCGAAGATCAGATTCTTCTTCCTAATGATGCCTTTGGCCAGCATTATGCAACAAGTGAGCGATTCGATGATGAGGTAGATGAGTGTGCGCTTATGGATGAGGCAGCCAAATACTACGCAAACATACTCATCCCTTTAAGCCCTATCATTTTAAAAAAGATACAGGAGTTAGTAAAAATGAATTTGCCTATTAAGATGATTGCTCCTAGCCACGGTATTATTTGGCGCAGAGATCCAGGCAAGATAATTAATGCCTATACTTCTTGGGCCAAGAATGAGACCAAATCTAAGGTAATTGTTGTCTATGAGACGATGTGGCAGTCCACAGAGAAAATGGCAAGAAAGATTACAGAAGGCCTAACTGATGCTGGTATTTCAGTAAAACTTTTTGATATTGCCCAGACTGACCGCACTGAAGTTATAAAAGAGTTGCTTGATGCAAAGGGTATCTGCCTAGGCTCTTCGACCCATGATAATGATATGCTTGCGAATATAGCTTCGTTTTTAGAGTTGCTAAAAGGGCTTAAACCAAAAAACAGGGTTGCGGGTGCGTTTGGTTCTTATGGTTGGGCAGGTGGGGCCCTAAAGGAAATTGAGAATGCCGTAGGGGCATCCGGCATTAAGTTAGTGCAACCTTCTTTAGGAGTTAAGTATGTTCCAGATGATAAAGAATTAGAGGCGTGCTATAATTGGGGAAAGGATTTCGCCAAAAATATATGATAGAGGGAGGAAGGCATGAAGAAATATCGTTGTATTGTTTGTGGTTATATCTATGATCCGGCAAAGGGTGATCCAGATAATGGGATAAATCCTGGTACTTCTTTTGAGGACTTACCTGCATCCTGGGTTTGTCCTGAATGTGGCGTAGGTAAGGATAGCTTTGAAGAGGTCGCAGATTAGGTCTTAAAGAGAGGGGATGTATATGAAGCACTTAACTGAAGAAATCATTTATTTTTTTAGAAGTCAGAACTTTATTGTAGTTTCTTCTGTTGATAAAGGAGGCAGTCCGCATGCCTCATGCAAAGGCCTGATAGATATAAACAAGAATGGCCGAATATATCTCCTTGACCTTTATAGAAAAAAGACATTTGAAAATTTAAAACGAAACCACAATATAAGTATTACAGCTGTAGACGAGCATCATTTTAGAGGTTTCTGCCTTAAGGGAAAGGCAAGATTAGTCGAGGCAGAAAAACTCAAATCTCATATCTTAAAGGCCTGGGAAGAGAAAATTGTTGATAGAATAACCAATCGCGTGTTGAAAAATATACATGGAGAAAAAGGTCACGCAAAACATCCTGAGTCACGCCTGCCTAGACCGGCATATATGATTGTTATGGAGACAGAGGAGATAGTTGATCTTACTCCAGCCCATATTAAATAAATGAAAAATTAATTTAGGAGGTGTATTATGAAAGGATTTGTATGTAAGGTTTGTGGATTTATATCCATAAACGGTAGTGCGCCAGATAAATGTCCTGTCTGTGGCGCGCCAAAGACAGCTTTTATAGAGAAAGAGGATGCGATTAAAGAGCCTCAGGATGCAAAAAATCTTACGGAATTAGAGAAAAAGCACATTCCAGTTATTACTATCGTAAGGAAATGCGGCTTGATACCTGAAGGTTGTCAGGACGTACATGTAAAGATGGGGGAGATTCAGCATCCAATGGAAGAGAAGCATTATATTGTGCATATTGATTTTTATATTGATGCTGAGTTTATTTCCAGGGTGATATTAACGCCTGGCAGTCTTAATCCTGCAGCTGCCCTTCATATTAAGGCAACGAGCGGCAAGCTTTCTGTTATCGAACTTTGTAATTTACATGGCGCTTGGATAAAGGAAGAAGTATTATAGGAGGTAGTGATGCCTAAAAATGTCAAGGTTTATAGCACTCCCACATGTCCTTATTGTATTAAGGTCAAGCAGTTCTTGAAAGAGAGTAATGTTGATTTTGAGAATTTAGATGTTTCCACTGATCAGGAAAAGGCCCAGGAGATGATGAAAAAGTCAGGTCAGATGGGTGTGCCTGTATTAGATATTGAAGGTGAGATTATTGTTGGCTTTGACAAGGAAGCAATAACAAAAGCGCTGAATCTATAGTAGGGATATTTTTCTAAAGGAATTCCCATGGCAAAAGACCCTATTTGCGGGATGACGCTTAATGAGTCATCATCTTTAAAATTAGCACATAATGATAAGACGTATTATTTCTGCAGCGTGAATTGCCTTAAAAAATTTTCCCAGCAAAACAATATTAATCCGCAACAGCTCAAGGGATGTTTGATTTCTCCTAATGTCCCATTCTATAAGAACAAGAGCATAATTGTCGCTGCAATTTTGCTATCCTTAGTTTTGTTATCGTATCAATTTCCCTTGCTTGAGGCCTTTAGAAAATCCCTGCTGATGTATTTTAAGACTATTTGGTGGGCAGTCCTTTTAGGTTTTTTCCTGGGAGGTCTCATCGATTACTATGTACCGCGCGAATATGTTTCTTCAATTCTTGCCAAGCCAAGAAAACGCACAATTTTTTATTCAGTGATTTTGGGTTTTTTTATGAGTGCCTGCTCTCACGGTATATTAGCCCTGTCTATAGAACTTCACAAAAAAGGAGCTTCTAACCCGGCTGTAATAGCCTTTTTACTTGCAAGTCCCTGGGCTAATTTGCCGCTTACAATAATGCTAATAGGATTTTTTGGCTTAAAGGCCGCCTACATAATAATTTCGGCTATTGTAATCGCGATAATAACAGGATTTGTTTTTCAGTTTTTACAAAAACACAATCTTATAGAGACTAATGCTAATGTTACTAATGTTGGAAGCGATCTTTCTATAATAGCTGACATCAAGAGGAGATCTAGAGAGTATAAGCTAACAGTGTCTAATCTTAAATCTGATGCAAAAGGTATATATCAGGGAATGCTGTCTTTATCCAATATGGTGCTCTGGTGGATTTTAATCGGTATGGGCCTGGCAAGTTTGGCTGCTGCTTATATTCCTAAAGAAATATTCAGCAATTATATGGGCCCAACAGCAGGGGGTTTACTAGTGACGCTTATAGTTGCCACTATAATTGAGGTTTGCTCTGAAGGTTCTGCGCCTTTAGCCTTCGAGATATTCAGGCAAACAAAGGCCTTAGGAAATAGCTTTGTTTTTCTTATGGCAGGCGTAGTTACAGATTATACAGAGATAGGGCTCATATGGCATAATGTGGGCAAGAAGACAGCTATCTGGCTGCCTGTTATAACTGTTCCGCAGGTAATCTTATTAGGTTTTATTGCCAATAAAATTTTCTAAAGGCTCTACTATGATTTATGATCTTATTATTATTGGTGCTGGACCAGCAGGCATAACAGCGAGTGTTTATGCTGCGCGGAAAAAAATGAATTTTTTAGTTATTAGTAAGGATATTGGCGGTCAGGCTGCATGGAGCGGCGATATTGAGAATTATACAGGCTATCAGTTTGTTACGGGTCCTGAATTAGCAGCAAAGTTTGAGCAGCATCTGAGAAAATACGATTTTGTCTTGAAGGAGCAAGAAGAGGTAAGAGAGGTTAAGAAAGAGACAGATGTAATTATAGTTAAAAGCAATAAAGGCACTTATCAGGCAAAGACACTAATAATCGCCTCTGGCAAAAGATCAAGAGAATTAAATGTCAAAGGCGAAAAGGAATTCAAGAATAAGGGCCTTACATATTGCGCTACCTGCGATGGACCGCTGTTTTCTGGAAAGGATGTAGCAATTATTGGCGGCGGGAATTCAAGTCTGGATGCTGCACTGCAATTAATAAAAATAGCCAAGCGCATTTATATAATAAATATTAGCTCAGGGCTTGCTGGAGATGCTGTAATGCTGGATAAGGTCTTAGGCAACGAAAAGGTAAAGGTTTTTAATAACAGCTCTGTGACTGAAATTTTAGGAGATAAATTCCTCAGTTCCATTAAGATAAAGACTCAAGAAGGGCAAGAGGAGCTTTTGGTTTCAGGCGTTTTTGTTGAAATCGGCCTTAATCCAAATTCTGAATTTGCACCCAGCTTAGAAAGAAATGAACTAGGTGAAATTAAGGTGAACTTTCACAACGAGACAAATATTGAAGGAATCTTTGCTGCGGGTGATGTCACCAACGTCCCGGAGAAACAGATTATAATTGCCGCTGGTGAAGGCTCTAAGGCGGCTTTAAGTGCTTTTGGTTTTCTGGCTAGGAAAAGATAGATATATACTTAAAAATATTCCCTTCCTCTTGCGCCTGTTAGTTGTTGTTAAAAGAGGGATTGGAAAGGCCTGAGTTAAGAGAAAGGAGATAAGCATGCCTAAAACAAACATCGAGGAGTTGAATCTTTTTGGACAAAGTGTCTGGTTGGACAATATTAGTCGTTCTCTTATTGAAAGTGGTAAATTAAAAAGCTTAATAGCTAAAGGATTAAGAGGCATGACCTCTAACCCGACAATCTTTGATAAGGCTATCAGTAATAGTGATGACTATGATCAGAAGATAAGACAATTATCCTTTGAAGCTAGATCGACTTTTGAAATTTATGATGCTTTGACGATTGCTGATATTCAGGAAGCTGCTGATATATTTAGGCCTGTGTATGATGAGACTGATGCCCAAGATGGTTATGTGAGTTTAGAGATTAATCCTGAACTTGCAGCAAGACCTAAAGAGACCATAGAAGAAGGCAAGAGATTACACGGGATAGTAAATAGAGCCAATGTTATGCTTAAGGTGCCTGCAACTGATGCTGGATTTGAGGCCATTGAAGAGCTTCTTGCCTCTGGCATAAACATTAATGCTACTTTGATATTTTCCTTAGGCCAATATATTAAGACAGCGCAGGCTTATTTGAGAGGTCTTAGG
This window of the Candidatus Omnitrophota bacterium genome carries:
- a CDS encoding flavodoxin domain-containing protein, encoding MNKPVKIGKDIYWVGVIDWNIRNFHGHTYSTLRGTTYNAYLILDDKVTLVDTVMGSFSKGLIDNIAQLIAPEKIDYIISNHVETDHSGALPEILKLNPKAKVYCSAKGKEGLFKHYYGNWDFQVVKTNDKLKLGKKTLSFIETPMIHWPDSMFTYLAEDQILLPNDAFGQHYATSERFDDEVDECALMDEAAKYYANILIPLSPIILKKIQELVKMNLPIKMIAPSHGIIWRRDPGKIINAYTSWAKNETKSKVIVVYETMWQSTEKMARKITEGLTDAGISVKLFDIAQTDRTEVIKELLDAKGICLGSSTHDNDMLANIASFLELLKGLKPKNRVAGAFGSYGWAGGALKEIENAVGASGIKLVQPSLGVKYVPDDKELEACYNWGKDFAKNI
- a CDS encoding rubredoxin; translation: MKKYRCIVCGYIYDPAKGDPDNGINPGTSFEDLPASWVCPECGVGKDSFEEVAD
- a CDS encoding FAD-dependent oxidoreductase; the protein is MIYDLIIIGAGPAGITASVYAARKKMNFLVISKDIGGQAAWSGDIENYTGYQFVTGPELAAKFEQHLRKYDFVLKEQEEVREVKKETDVIIVKSNKGTYQAKTLIIASGKRSRELNVKGEKEFKNKGLTYCATCDGPLFSGKDVAIIGGGNSSLDAALQLIKIAKRIYIINISSGLAGDAVMLDKVLGNEKVKVFNNSSVTEILGDKFLSSIKIKTQEGQEELLVSGVFVEIGLNPNSEFAPSLERNELGEIKVNFHNETNIEGIFAAGDVTNVPEKQIIIAAGEGSKAALSAFGFLARKR
- a CDS encoding permease, giving the protein MAKDPICGMTLNESSSLKLAHNDKTYYFCSVNCLKKFSQQNNINPQQLKGCLISPNVPFYKNKSIIVAAILLSLVLLSYQFPLLEAFRKSLLMYFKTIWWAVLLGFFLGGLIDYYVPREYVSSILAKPRKRTIFYSVILGFFMSACSHGILALSIELHKKGASNPAVIAFLLASPWANLPLTIMLIGFFGLKAAYIIISAIVIAIITGFVFQFLQKHNLIETNANVTNVGSDLSIIADIKRRSREYKLTVSNLKSDAKGIYQGMLSLSNMVLWWILIGMGLASLAAAYIPKEIFSNYMGPTAGGLLVTLIVATIIEVCSEGSAPLAFEIFRQTKALGNSFVFLMAGVVTDYTEIGLIWHNVGKKTAIWLPVITVPQVILLGFIANKIF
- a CDS encoding xylene monooxygenase — its product is MSKGTLTERIKRTSTVESFRFVFDEKINFLPGQFCQVMFDEQSKTSSELNKYLSISSSPTKEYMEVTKKLSESEFSNRLRSLKESDQVSFGLPLGNCVFKDAYKKIGFLIGGIGITPVISIIEYIMDKGLGTEVELFYSNRRLEDIAFKKELDYWRSKNQNIKLFYTLTDSGCDSKDCILGRISKDLLLEKTKDFNQREFFIFGPPKMVDAMKNICLDMGCEQERIKTEKFIGY
- a CDS encoding pyridoxamine 5'-phosphate oxidase family protein codes for the protein MKHLTEEIIYFFRSQNFIVVSSVDKGGSPHASCKGLIDINKNGRIYLLDLYRKKTFENLKRNHNISITAVDEHHFRGFCLKGKARLVEAEKLKSHILKAWEEKIVDRITNRVLKNIHGEKGHAKHPESRLPRPAYMIVMETEEIVDLTPAHIK
- a CDS encoding glutathione S-transferase N-terminal domain-containing protein, giving the protein MPKNVKVYSTPTCPYCIKVKQFLKESNVDFENLDVSTDQEKAQEMMKKSGQMGVPVLDIEGEIIVGFDKEAITKALNL